One part of the Sorangiineae bacterium MSr11954 genome encodes these proteins:
- a CDS encoding thioredoxin family protein, with amino-acid sequence MRQLGFFGFTALSLGSLALLATSACAPAASGKPAAGQTTAASTTSSEGASGASKAARPLPFIEDDYGRALAEAKAKNKPLFVDGWAPWCHSCLSLKSYVLDTPQLRAEADKFVWLALDSEKEKNGAYFAKYGLDALPTIWVIDPQTEKVSWKLVGTVTAPELAKVLDDLADTKAHTTGDLDTAFAEASRIDVHKDAPGAVRALEKVLAAAPRGWARRPEALTSYVAALAWAKQPERCGEVALREGTALPMSSYRVTIASVGTGCVEEQPKGSVARGYLAPLLKELTDIVHLPGRPILADDRSAAFEMLVSALKADGKKDVAKQMASEWAAFLEGEAQRAPDAKGRAVFDAHRMLAYVELGDPARAIPMFTQSEHDFPEDYNPPARLGRTYFELKRYDEALDAMSRAIGKAYGARKLRLYQLKADIAAAKKDPDTERKTLDEALAFASTLSLREGYDRLRAQLAERRSKLGVGGTTAQR; translated from the coding sequence ATGCGACAGCTCGGCTTCTTTGGCTTCACGGCCCTGTCACTCGGATCACTGGCGCTGCTGGCCACGTCGGCGTGCGCACCTGCCGCGTCAGGCAAGCCGGCAGCCGGGCAGACCACCGCCGCATCGACGACATCCTCCGAGGGAGCCTCTGGGGCGAGCAAGGCCGCGCGCCCCCTGCCCTTCATCGAGGATGATTACGGTCGCGCGCTCGCCGAGGCCAAAGCGAAGAACAAGCCGCTGTTCGTCGATGGCTGGGCGCCGTGGTGCCATTCGTGCCTGAGTTTGAAGAGCTATGTGCTCGACACCCCCCAGCTGCGCGCCGAAGCCGATAAGTTCGTGTGGCTCGCGCTCGACAGCGAGAAGGAAAAGAACGGCGCCTACTTTGCCAAGTACGGGCTGGATGCGCTGCCGACCATCTGGGTGATCGATCCGCAGACGGAGAAGGTCTCGTGGAAGCTGGTGGGCACGGTGACCGCGCCGGAGCTGGCCAAGGTGCTCGATGACCTGGCCGATACGAAGGCGCACACCACCGGCGACCTCGATACTGCCTTTGCGGAGGCCTCGCGCATCGACGTGCACAAAGATGCCCCCGGCGCCGTTCGCGCCCTCGAAAAGGTGCTGGCGGCCGCGCCCCGCGGCTGGGCGCGAAGGCCCGAGGCGCTGACGTCGTACGTGGCCGCGCTGGCGTGGGCCAAGCAGCCGGAGCGATGCGGGGAGGTCGCGCTGCGCGAGGGAACGGCGCTGCCCATGTCATCGTACCGGGTGACGATCGCGTCGGTGGGCACGGGGTGCGTGGAGGAGCAGCCGAAGGGCTCGGTCGCGCGCGGCTACCTGGCACCGCTCCTCAAAGAGCTCACGGACATCGTGCACCTGCCGGGCCGGCCCATCCTGGCCGACGATCGCTCGGCCGCCTTCGAAATGCTCGTCTCCGCGCTCAAAGCCGACGGCAAAAAGGACGTGGCCAAGCAGATGGCCTCCGAGTGGGCGGCGTTCCTGGAGGGCGAGGCCCAGCGCGCCCCGGACGCGAAAGGGCGCGCCGTCTTCGATGCACACCGGATGCTCGCTTATGTCGAGCTCGGCGATCCCGCGCGCGCGATTCCGATGTTCACGCAGAGCGAGCACGATTTTCCCGAGGACTACAACCCGCCGGCCCGCCTCGGGCGCACGTATTTCGAGTTGAAGCGCTACGACGAGGCGCTGGACGCGATGTCGCGCGCCATCGGCAAGGCCTACGGCGCGCGCAAGCTGCGGCTTTATCAGCTCAAGGCCGATATCGCCGCCGCCAAAAAAGACCCGGACACCGAGCGCAAGACCTTGGACGAAGCGCTAGCCTTCGCCAGCACGCTCTCGCTCCGCGAAGGCTACGACCGACTCCGCGCGCAGCTGGCCGAGCGCCGGTCCAAGCTCGGGGTGGGCGGAACCACCGCCCAACGGTAA